In Rutidosis leptorrhynchoides isolate AG116_Rl617_1_P2 chromosome 6, CSIRO_AGI_Rlap_v1, whole genome shotgun sequence, the DNA window GGGGATAATTTTGTTCCAAGTCGTAGGAATATTAGAAGAAGGTAAGATAACCCGATCCATATGAGACCTCGCACCCTTCACAGAAAAAACAGAGTCTGCTGAAATCGAACAGGACCATTTGTCCTCGGCCTCCGTCAACAGAACATTACCGAGCTCGTCTTGGATAGCTTGAAGTGAAGAAACATTCCTACCGGTCAGTTCCGGACGATTCCATGTCCAACACCACGACCCTGTAACCAATTTATCAGCGATCGTGTGATGTTTATTAATCTCCAAGTGATAGAGACGATTAAAACGATTAGCGAGAGAATCATGACCCGTCCAAATATCATGCCAAAAACTTATGTTCCGTCCATTACCTACTTGCATCTTAAAAACATCTACCGGGAGTAACTTGTCGTTAATAATTTTGGAACAATTATCAACAATAGAAGACCATAAACTATTACCAAGAGTGCTTTCAAAAATGTTTCCATGTATGGACTTAACAAGAGAAACCCATAAGTCATTCGGTTTCATTAAATATCTCCAACGCCACTTATATAACATGGCAAGGTTGAAAGCCTTCAAGCTCCCAACATTAAGACATCCTTTTTTGAATGAAGCAAGAATCAAT includes these proteins:
- the LOC139855160 gene encoding uncharacterized protein yields the protein MAWAKWKLILASFKKGCLNVGSLKAFNLAMLYKWRWRYLMKPNDLWVSLVKSIHGNIFESTLGNSLWSSIVDNCSKIINDKLLPVDVFKMQVGNGRNISFWHDIWTGHDSLANRFNRLYHLEINKHHTIADKLVTGSWCWTWNRPELTGRNVSSLQAIQDELGNVLLTEAEDKWSCSISADSVFSVKGARSHMDRVILPSSNIPTTWNKIIPRKVNIFMWRFIHDYLPLRWNLSTRGLDINTIIFPVCKNGVEDRMHLFFGSSFAMDVWRKVKLWTDCNMPYFNSWEDFKGWIEDGNLASNSRIRLEIIVTTLLWALWRFRNEIVFNEHFCNRASLVDVIFLYHFRWLKNRGHIVSNWNSWRLFPL